A section of the Deinococcus taeanensis genome encodes:
- a CDS encoding GNAT family N-acetyltransferase: MIRTDVQLRHVTDPDDPAVEAFGRVQETSYYAPDMLIPPEVFGHLITRRGPQREDRLLVAENAQGEVVGGTLYALLPLPGDVRGAGFNSFMAVTRAARGLGVGRALHAATLREVRAAGLAGMFADSVHPLRQDPADRAAEAATGVDPVARRTALHALGLRTVDLPYWQPVGGPDGGPLKDLDLLYQPLAPAATVPLALVTGVLRAYWTGWLGAGRAGREAQALADRAGNVPGVPLRPGTETASWWTAGEGSSGQADRP, encoded by the coding sequence ATGATCCGCACTGACGTTCAGCTGCGCCACGTCACTGACCCCGATGATCCGGCCGTCGAAGCGTTCGGGCGCGTGCAGGAGACCAGTTACTACGCTCCGGACATGCTGATTCCCCCGGAGGTGTTCGGGCACCTGATCACCCGGCGCGGCCCGCAGCGTGAGGATCGCCTGCTGGTCGCCGAGAACGCGCAGGGTGAGGTGGTGGGCGGCACCCTGTACGCGCTGCTGCCCCTGCCGGGGGACGTGAGGGGCGCAGGGTTCAATTCCTTCATGGCTGTGACGCGCGCGGCGCGTGGCCTGGGGGTGGGCCGGGCGCTTCACGCAGCCACGTTGCGTGAGGTGCGTGCTGCGGGTCTGGCAGGCATGTTTGCCGATAGCGTGCACCCGCTGCGGCAGGACCCGGCTGACCGCGCTGCCGAGGCCGCAACCGGCGTGGATCCCGTGGCGCGCCGCACCGCGCTGCACGCCCTGGGCCTGCGGACGGTGGATCTCCCGTACTGGCAGCCGGTGGGCGGGCCGGACGGCGGTCCCCTCAAGGACCTGGACCTGCTGTACCAGCCGCTGGCCCCGGCCGCCACGGTGCCGCTGGCCCTGGTGACCGGGGTTCTGCGCGCGTACTGGACCGGGTGGCTGGGCGCCGGGCGGGCCGGACGGGAAGCGCAGGCCCTGGCCGACCGCGCCGGAAATGTCCCCGGTGTGCCGCTGCGGCCGGGAACGGAAACGGCCTCCTGGTGGACCGCGGGCGAAGGCAGCTCGGGGCAGGCCGACCGGCCTTAG
- a CDS encoding WD40 repeat domain-containing protein: protein MRISALLLTAALTAGGAASALTLATPKVYTVPGADSNYAAFLPGGQVAVDADNAVLILDQNLKTQRGWYTLQGPVKALAASPDGTRLAALTQSRWVVWDVATGREVRSGKPRYDATLAFSADGALLMLDDGTLKRTDLNSGQVTDVLGDGELYDVRVSRDGTLAILAFEDHVEFVRLGTAAPLAQADISEDWDGLAVTFSPDGQAAVVRTGSETLILRAGQAQATEVEGGEDLSLEGSVVFLNAGQFVYAEDGEAQLFDAQSGQSVEDAFELDSYETLAAGPDDQVLSLGRSVGRLTLGQLSAPARPRVTLPSANAWTGAFIGGVPHAGVGEFLNLKTGRALNVGNRENLYAAEGQSESIWTLNSGVTVNVYRAGKVMKVATLDEKGEYETLHASPDGRYAAVSGYHGLALLDGQSGKVLKKFTPEQLKVEDFHDAIPTPDGKALIVIPHEGALLRVDVASGRQSVAFKLPADADASELQVSRGGTLAVAYSTEDDDDRLALVKPGATTAFKTLTFTGEVRGVRFSPDGKLLAVLTTDAQNALQVFDTATGALLARTGQFSLRTSLLAWAPGGTQLMVGAGLLGQPGSVTVYDVKR, encoded by the coding sequence ATGAGAATCTCTGCCCTGCTCCTCACTGCCGCCCTGACCGCCGGGGGGGCCGCCTCAGCGCTGACCCTGGCCACGCCGAAGGTGTACACCGTGCCGGGCGCCGACTCGAACTACGCGGCGTTCCTGCCCGGCGGTCAGGTGGCTGTGGACGCCGATAACGCGGTCCTGATCCTGGATCAGAACCTGAAAACGCAGCGCGGCTGGTACACCCTGCAAGGCCCGGTGAAGGCGCTGGCGGCCAGCCCGGACGGCACGCGCCTGGCGGCCCTCACGCAGAGCCGCTGGGTGGTGTGGGACGTCGCCACAGGCCGGGAGGTCCGCAGTGGCAAGCCCCGCTACGACGCCACGCTGGCCTTCAGCGCCGACGGGGCCCTGCTGATGCTCGATGACGGCACGCTGAAACGCACGGACCTGAACAGCGGGCAGGTCACGGACGTGCTCGGTGACGGCGAGTTGTACGACGTGCGCGTCAGCCGCGACGGCACCCTGGCGATCCTGGCCTTCGAGGATCACGTGGAATTCGTGCGCCTTGGCACCGCCGCGCCTCTGGCGCAGGCAGACATCAGTGAGGACTGGGACGGCCTGGCGGTGACCTTCAGCCCGGACGGGCAGGCGGCCGTGGTGCGCACCGGCAGCGAAACGCTGATCCTGCGCGCCGGGCAGGCGCAGGCCACGGAAGTGGAGGGCGGCGAGGACCTGAGCCTTGAGGGCAGCGTGGTGTTCCTGAACGCCGGGCAGTTCGTGTACGCCGAGGACGGCGAGGCGCAGCTGTTCGACGCGCAGAGCGGCCAGAGCGTGGAGGACGCCTTTGAACTCGACAGTTACGAGACGCTCGCCGCCGGACCGGACGATCAGGTGCTCAGCCTGGGCCGCAGCGTCGGCCGCCTGACGCTGGGACAGCTGAGCGCCCCGGCCCGGCCACGGGTGACCCTGCCGTCCGCGAACGCCTGGACCGGCGCGTTCATCGGCGGGGTGCCGCACGCCGGCGTGGGTGAATTTCTGAACCTGAAAACCGGCAGGGCCCTGAACGTCGGGAACCGCGAGAACCTCTACGCCGCCGAGGGCCAGAGCGAAAGCATCTGGACGCTGAACAGCGGCGTGACCGTCAACGTGTACCGCGCCGGGAAGGTCATGAAGGTCGCCACGCTGGACGAGAAAGGTGAGTACGAGACGCTGCACGCCTCCCCCGACGGGCGGTACGCGGCGGTCAGCGGGTACCACGGCCTGGCCCTGCTGGACGGGCAGAGCGGCAAGGTCCTGAAGAAGTTCACGCCGGAGCAGCTGAAGGTCGAAGACTTTCACGACGCCATTCCCACGCCGGACGGCAAAGCCCTGATCGTGATCCCGCACGAAGGGGCGCTGCTGCGCGTGGACGTGGCCAGCGGGCGGCAGAGCGTGGCCTTCAAACTGCCGGCCGACGCGGACGCCAGCGAACTGCAGGTGAGCCGCGGCGGAACGCTCGCCGTGGCGTACAGCACCGAGGACGACGACGACCGCCTCGCCCTCGTGAAGCCCGGCGCGACCACCGCGTTCAAGACCCTGACCTTCACCGGCGAGGTGCGCGGCGTGCGCTTCAGTCCGGACGGGAAACTGCTGGCGGTGCTGACCACCGACGCGCAGAACGCCCTGCAGGTGTTCGACACGGCCACCGGCGCGCTTCTGGCCCGCACCGGGCAGTTCAGCCTGCGCACCTCGCTGCTGGCGTGGGCGCCAGGCGGCACGCAGCTGATGGTGGGCGCCGGGCTGCTGGGCCAGCCGGGCAGCGTCACCGTGTACGACGTGAAACGCTGA
- a CDS encoding glutamine--tRNA ligase/YqeY domain fusion protein: MTAPDPSPATAPAVNHAPRVTPNFITEIIERDLQGGKYPQVVTRFPPEPSGYAHLGHIFASFVDFQTAAQYGGRYHLRMDDTNPALATQEYADAIAEDLRWLGWDWGEHLYYASDYFERYYAYAEQLVQQGDAYVDSVTGEEMARLRGDARIPGTPSPYRSRTPEENLDLLRRMRAGEFPDGAHVLRAKIDLASPNMKLRDPVLYRILRGQHYRAGTAWCIYPMYDFQHPLQDAIEGVTHSLCSLEFVDNRAIYDWLMDRLNFTPRPHQYEFGRRGLAYTITSKRKLRRLVEAGAVHGWDDPRMPTLRAQRRLGVTPEAIRAFAAQIGVSRTNRTVDLSVYENAVRDDLNHRAPRVMAVLEPLAVTLENLAAPQTLSLPYWPFDVVRDSPDGLVALPDGTRVPAEQAVRDVPLTPELLIEREDFNPAPPKGYKRLTPGGTVRLRGAGIIRAERFDTDEQGQVTRVYATLLGEDARAGGVIHWVSATQGVPAEFRLYDRLFRVPNPEAANPEDAQAEPVPPAFDPEENSHEDETRPLNADFMAFLNPDSLRVTRGVVEPSVRRDPAGTRYQFERQGYFWRDPVDSREDALVFGRIITLKDTWARMDLKPAAPARDARPDAAKPGKAAAPAVPTSLTPAQEAEVTRLTGLGAADAEARTLARDETLLAFLRDAPQDDTFGQVASWTVNDLAAGLRAGDVRVTAAQLAPLAALLAGRQVTTRVAREVLARAAHSGEAPATIIDRDNLAGGLSDEALHAAIAQVLSSNPDKVEAYRGGKSALLGFFTGQVMRATGGKADPAALTAALTAALNS; encoded by the coding sequence ATGACGGCCCCCGACCCCTCCCCCGCGACCGCGCCAGCGGTAAACCACGCGCCGCGCGTGACCCCGAACTTCATTACTGAGATCATTGAACGTGACCTGCAGGGCGGCAAATACCCGCAGGTCGTGACGCGCTTCCCCCCGGAACCCAGCGGGTACGCGCACCTGGGGCACATCTTCGCGTCGTTCGTGGACTTCCAGACGGCCGCGCAGTACGGAGGGCGCTACCACCTGCGCATGGACGACACCAACCCGGCGCTCGCCACGCAGGAATACGCCGACGCCATTGCCGAGGACCTGCGCTGGCTGGGCTGGGACTGGGGCGAGCACCTGTACTACGCCAGTGATTACTTCGAGCGCTACTACGCGTACGCCGAGCAGCTCGTGCAGCAGGGCGACGCCTACGTGGACTCCGTGACGGGCGAGGAAATGGCGCGCCTGCGCGGGGACGCCCGCATCCCCGGCACGCCCAGCCCCTACCGCAGCCGCACGCCCGAGGAGAACCTGGACCTGCTGCGCCGCATGCGCGCCGGAGAATTCCCAGACGGCGCGCACGTGCTGCGCGCAAAAATTGACCTGGCGAGCCCGAACATGAAACTGCGCGACCCGGTGCTGTACCGCATTCTGCGCGGGCAGCACTACCGCGCGGGCACCGCCTGGTGCATCTACCCGATGTACGACTTTCAGCACCCGCTGCAGGACGCCATCGAGGGCGTCACGCATTCCCTGTGCTCGCTGGAATTCGTGGACAACCGTGCCATCTACGACTGGCTGATGGACCGGCTGAACTTCACGCCGCGCCCCCACCAGTACGAATTCGGACGGCGGGGCCTGGCGTACACCATCACCAGCAAACGCAAGCTGCGCCGCCTGGTGGAAGCCGGCGCCGTGCACGGCTGGGACGACCCGCGCATGCCGACCCTGCGCGCGCAGCGGCGCCTGGGCGTAACCCCCGAGGCCATCCGGGCCTTCGCCGCGCAGATCGGCGTGAGCCGCACGAACCGCACCGTGGACCTCAGCGTGTACGAGAACGCCGTGCGTGACGACCTGAACCACCGCGCGCCCCGCGTGATGGCGGTCCTGGAGCCCCTGGCGGTCACGCTGGAAAACCTCGCTGCGCCGCAGACGCTGAGCCTGCCGTACTGGCCGTTCGACGTGGTGCGCGACTCGCCGGACGGCCTGGTGGCCCTGCCGGACGGGACGCGCGTGCCGGCCGAGCAGGCCGTCCGGGACGTGCCGCTGACCCCGGAGCTGCTTATTGAGCGCGAGGATTTCAATCCAGCCCCTCCCAAAGGGTACAAACGGCTCACGCCGGGCGGCACGGTCCGCCTGCGCGGCGCGGGCATCATCCGCGCCGAGCGCTTCGATACCGACGAGCAGGGACAGGTGACGCGCGTGTACGCCACGCTGCTGGGCGAGGACGCCCGGGCCGGCGGAGTGATTCACTGGGTGAGTGCCACCCAGGGCGTTCCGGCCGAGTTCCGGCTGTACGACCGGCTGTTCCGCGTCCCGAACCCCGAAGCGGCCAACCCGGAGGACGCGCAGGCCGAGCCGGTCCCGCCCGCCTTCGACCCGGAGGAGAACAGCCATGAGGACGAGACCCGGCCCCTGAACGCGGATTTCATGGCGTTCCTGAACCCCGACAGCCTGCGTGTGACCCGCGGCGTGGTGGAACCCAGCGTGCGGCGTGACCCGGCCGGCACCCGCTACCAGTTCGAGCGGCAGGGGTACTTCTGGCGTGACCCGGTGGACAGCCGTGAGGACGCGCTGGTGTTCGGGCGGATCATCACCCTGAAAGACACCTGGGCCAGAATGGACCTGAAGCCCGCCGCACCGGCCAGGGACGCACGGCCGGACGCAGCAAAACCCGGCAAGGCCGCCGCGCCCGCTGTTCCCACTTCCCTGACGCCCGCGCAGGAAGCAGAAGTGACGCGCCTGACCGGGCTGGGCGCCGCGGACGCTGAGGCCCGCACCCTCGCGCGCGACGAGACGCTGCTGGCCTTCCTGCGTGACGCGCCCCAGGACGATACGTTTGGGCAGGTGGCGTCCTGGACCGTGAACGACCTCGCCGCGGGCCTGCGCGCCGGGGACGTTCGCGTGACCGCCGCCCAGCTGGCGCCGCTGGCAGCGCTGCTCGCCGGGCGTCAGGTCACCACGCGCGTGGCGCGCGAGGTGCTGGCGCGCGCCGCGCACAGTGGCGAGGCCCCCGCCACGATCATTGACCGGGACAACCTCGCCGGAGGACTGAGCGACGAGGCCCTGCACGCCGCCATCGCGCAGGTGCTGAGCAGCAACCCGGACAAGGTCGAAGCCTACCGCGGCGGAAAAAGCGCGCTGCTGGGCTTCTTCACCGGGCAGGTCATGCGCGCCACGGGCGGCAAGGCTGATCCGGCCGCCCTGACCGCCGCGCTCACGGCCGCCCTGAACAGCTGA
- a CDS encoding DUF1501 domain-containing protein, which translates to MTNRRDVLKLSALAVAATTGMPGFLARAATQAGGTNTLVVIQLTGGNDGLNTLIPYTNGAYYAARPNIAIPKKDVLTVTPDLGMHPGLRPLMKLWDAGHLAWMENVGYPNPNRSHFASMAIWHTADPTQAQADGWIGRLAEQIGDPFCASNVGASTPQALRASDFSLPSIDAVDNFQIKLPAGTDTPFQSLLNSPRSGEAAYLTRATRQMLKNTARVQSGIKKYKAGAAYPDTKFAQQLRDTARVIAAGLGQRVLYVSLGGFDTHAGQRAEQDELLTTLAEGLAAFQTDLERQGLAKNVVVMGFSEFGRRVAENGSAGTDHGKGSVMFAFGEGVRGGVHGSSPDLEDLSDGDIKYRQDFRGVYAEALTRWLRLDARAILGGTFNGPRWIA; encoded by the coding sequence ATGACGAACCGACGTGACGTTCTGAAACTTTCCGCGCTGGCCGTGGCCGCCACCACCGGCATGCCCGGCTTCCTGGCGCGCGCCGCCACGCAGGCCGGCGGCACCAACACCCTGGTGGTCATTCAGCTGACCGGCGGCAACGACGGCCTGAACACCCTGATTCCGTACACCAACGGCGCGTACTACGCCGCGCGGCCCAACATCGCCATTCCGAAAAAGGACGTGCTGACCGTCACGCCCGACCTCGGCATGCACCCCGGACTGCGGCCCTTGATGAAACTCTGGGACGCGGGCCACCTCGCCTGGATGGAAAACGTAGGTTACCCCAACCCGAACCGCAGTCACTTCGCCAGCATGGCCATCTGGCACACCGCAGACCCGACGCAGGCCCAGGCGGACGGCTGGATCGGCCGGCTGGCCGAACAGATCGGCGATCCGTTCTGCGCCAGCAACGTCGGCGCGTCCACACCGCAGGCCCTGCGCGCCAGCGACTTCAGCCTGCCCAGCATCGACGCCGTGGATAACTTTCAGATCAAACTTCCCGCCGGGACAGACACCCCTTTCCAGTCCCTGCTGAACTCCCCGCGCAGCGGCGAGGCGGCGTACCTGACGCGCGCCACCCGACAGATGCTGAAAAACACCGCCCGCGTGCAGAGCGGCATCAAGAAGTACAAGGCGGGCGCGGCGTACCCCGACACGAAGTTCGCGCAGCAGCTGCGCGACACCGCCCGCGTGATCGCCGCGGGCCTGGGGCAGCGGGTGCTGTACGTCTCACTGGGGGGCTTCGACACGCACGCCGGGCAGCGCGCCGAGCAGGACGAACTGCTCACCACGCTCGCCGAGGGCCTCGCGGCCTTCCAGACGGACCTCGAACGCCAGGGCCTCGCGAAGAACGTGGTTGTCATGGGCTTCTCCGAGTTCGGGCGTCGCGTCGCCGAGAACGGCAGCGCCGGCACCGACCACGGCAAGGGCAGCGTGATGTTTGCCTTCGGGGAGGGCGTGCGCGGCGGCGTGCACGGCAGCAGCCCCGACCTGGAGGACCTGTCGGACGGTGACATCAAGTACCGGCAGGATTTCCGCGGCGTGTACGCCGAGGCCCTCACGCGCTGGCTGCGCCTGGACGCCCGCGCGATCCTGGGGGGCACGTTCAACGGCCCGCGCTGGATCGCATGA